The following is a genomic window from uncultured Propionivibrio sp..
ACTCACATGACGGAAGCGCCCGATACCATCAGCATGGTAATGGACGTCATCTGGATCGCCCGCTCGGTCGAGCGCATCGGCGATCATGCCAAGAACGTCGGGGAGCACGTAATTTTCATCGTCGAAGGGCAGGACGTGCGCCATCGGCGATTGTCAGCCAACGGAGGTGCTGTGTGACGACGTCTGTCCTGGTCGTCGAGGATGAGCCGGCGATTCTCGAACTTGTCGCAATCAACCTGCGCCATGCCGGTTTTCAGGTGATTCGCGCCACCAGCGCTGAGGAAGCGGATGCCGTCATCCGCAACGAATTACCCGATCTGCTGGTGCTCGACTGGATGCTGCCCGGACAGTCCGGGGTCAGTTTTGCGCAGAAGCTGCGGGGCGACGAGCGCACGCGCGAACTGCCGATCATCATGCTGACCGCCCGCGTGCATGAGGAAGACAAGATTCAGGGACTCGAAGCCGGCGCCGACGACTATGTCACCAAGCCCTTCTCGCCCAAGGAACTCGTCGCGCGTGTCCGCGCGCTCCTGCGCCGCCGTGCGCCGCACCTCGCCGGCGAGGCCGTCGAGGTCGGTTCGCTCAGCCTCAATCCGGCGACGCACCGCGTCCTCGCCGGCGGCCAGCCGGTCGAACTCGGACCGACCGAATTCCGCCTGCTCTTTTTCTTCATGACCCACCCCGAGCGCGTCTATAGCCGTGCCCAGTTGCTGGACGAGGTCTGGGGCGATCACGTCTTCATCGAGGAACGCACCGTCGACGTTCATATTCGACGCCTGCGCGCGGCGCTCGAACCGTCCGGACATCACGAGCGCGTCGAAACGGTACGCGGCACCGGCTATCGCTTTAGCGGAGCCTGAGCGCCTTGCGACAGGAACTTGTCCGGACGCTGCTGCTGACGACGCTGGCGGGCTGTGTCGCCCTGCTCGCCGCGCTGGTGTTTTCGGCGACCGTCGGCTGGCTGGTTTTCTGCGCCGGGCTGATGCTGCAGATGCTTGCGCATTTCCGCAACTTCGCCCTGCTCGACCGCTGGTCGCGCGCGCCGGAAGTCGATATCGCGCTGGAAGGGCGCGGTGCCTGGGACGGCGTCTTCGGCCGTCTTTATCGCCACGAGAAAGACCTGCGCGCCTTGGTCGAACGGCGCAATCGCCGCATCGACATGCTGCTGGCGGCGATCCAGGCGCTTAATGACGGTGTCGTGCTGCTCGATCGCAATGACGAGATCGTTTTCTGCAATGCGACCTCCGAAGCGCTGCTCGGATTGCGCGCCCGGACCGACATCGGTCAGTCGGTCGCCAATATCGTCCGCCAGCCCGAATTCGTCGCCTATCTGGCAGCGCGCGACCTGAGTCGTCCGTTGACCTTGCGCTCGGAGCGCAATCCCGGACAGGTGCTGTCGATCCAGCTGATTTCCTATGCCGACCAGCGCACGCTGATGCAGATCAAGGACGTCACGCAGACCGATCGCCTCGACCGCATGCGGCGTGATTTCGTTGCTAACGTCTCGCATGAATTACGCACGCCGCTGACCGTCCTGTCCGGCTTCCTCGAAACCTTGCGCGAGATCGAACTGACGCCCGACGAGCAGCAACACTATCTCGCCCTGATGTCGGAGCAGTCCGCACGCATGCTCTCGGTCGTTCAGGATCTTTTGACATTGTCATCGATCGAGGCGGCGCCGCCACCCGAAGACGGGCTGATCGACATGGCGCGGATACTCGACAAGCTGCGGCGCGATGCCGAGTCGCTGTCGGCCGGGCGTCACCGCATTGTCGTCGATGCCGACGATGCTTGTGATCTCGTCGGTGGCGAGCACGAACTCGTCAGCGCCTTCTCCAATCTGGTGTCGAACGCCATTCGCTACACCCCGGCCGGCGGCACGGTGACGATCCGCTGGCATGCGAATGCGCAGGGCGGCGTCTTCGCCGTCGAGGACACTGGCATCGGCATCGAGGCGCAGCATATTCCGCGGCTGACCGAGCGTTTCTATCGCGTCGATCGCGGGCGTTCGCGCGAGGCCGGCGGTACCGGACTCGGACTGGCGATCGTCAAGCATTCACTCAACCGTCATCAGGCCTTGCTCGATATCAGCAGCACGCCAGGCGTCGGCAGCCGTTTCGCGGCGCGTTTTCCCGGCATCCGCGTCGTCACTCACTGAGCGCGCGCAGTTGGCGCGCCCCATGGCGTGTGCGCGAACCAGTCGGTCAGGAAGGCCGTCATCGCCTGCACCTTGGCCGAGAGGTGGCGCCGGGTCGGATAGACAACCTGAATCGGCAGTGTGCGCAAGTGCCAGTCGGGCAGGACGCGCTGCAGCGCCCCTCGGTCGATCAGCGGTTGCAGGATGAAGCAGGGCGCGAACACGATGCCGGCATCTGCGACCGCCATTTCCGTCAGCAGCATGCCGTTGTTTGAATGGAACGGACCCGTGTAGCGCACGCTGGCGACGCTGCCGTCGGCCTGCGAGAACTCGGCCTGATTGC
Proteins encoded in this region:
- the phoB gene encoding phosphate regulon transcriptional regulator PhoB; this encodes MTTSVLVVEDEPAILELVAINLRHAGFQVIRATSAEEADAVIRNELPDLLVLDWMLPGQSGVSFAQKLRGDERTRELPIIMLTARVHEEDKIQGLEAGADDYVTKPFSPKELVARVRALLRRRAPHLAGEAVEVGSLSLNPATHRVLAGGQPVELGPTEFRLLFFFMTHPERVYSRAQLLDEVWGDHVFIEERTVDVHIRRLRAALEPSGHHERVETVRGTGYRFSGA
- the phoR gene encoding phosphate regulon sensor histidine kinase PhoR, giving the protein MRQELVRTLLLTTLAGCVALLAALVFSATVGWLVFCAGLMLQMLAHFRNFALLDRWSRAPEVDIALEGRGAWDGVFGRLYRHEKDLRALVERRNRRIDMLLAAIQALNDGVVLLDRNDEIVFCNATSEALLGLRARTDIGQSVANIVRQPEFVAYLAARDLSRPLTLRSERNPGQVLSIQLISYADQRTLMQIKDVTQTDRLDRMRRDFVANVSHELRTPLTVLSGFLETLREIELTPDEQQHYLALMSEQSARMLSVVQDLLTLSSIEAAPPPEDGLIDMARILDKLRRDAESLSAGRHRIVVDADDACDLVGGEHELVSAFSNLVSNAIRYTPAGGTVTIRWHANAQGGVFAVEDTGIGIEAQHIPRLTERFYRVDRGRSREAGGTGLGLAIVKHSLNRHQALLDISSTPGVGSRFAARFPGIRVVTH